The sequence GGAACATTTGAAATTGCAGGAGCATAATCAAAGATCACTGTGAGATGGTCACCACATTCCAGTTCCTCTAACTGCAATTTTGTTTTTACGAAAGTAAAGGGACAAATCTCCCCCCTGAGATCTAATTCGATTTGTTCTTCAGCCATATTTTTACCTTTAGTCTTATATTGGAATGAAGACAGCTCTACCTGTAAAGATATAAGGTCTAAGATACAGGCAAATAAAGACGGGTTCTTCATCAATCCAATGTAAGACTGGCAACAAAAAACATTATGCAGGTTTGACTCAAATTAATGAGATTTGCCGACATATTTATATACAAGAGAATTGTATTCACAATTGTGACTTCACAATAGTGAAGTTGTGATGTGCCATATCAAATTATGGATACTACTAGATCTAACCTATACAAAGGAGTAATGAAAATGAGGGATCGCTTTTGTTGACAATCACGAGAAAAACGTACAGATGAAAAAAAGCGTCGAAGAGCCAAAGGACAAACACCTGAGAAAGACAATTGAAGGATTGCCACCTTCTGCAAAACTTGTCTATAAGGTACTTGAATACGGTGGTCTTCTGACACAGAAAGAAATTGCCGAACAAAGTTATCTTCCCCCCCGTACCATCCGATATGCATTGGGAAGACTGAAGGATGAGGATTTCCTGCAGGAAAGATTCTACTTCAAAGACGCAAGACAAAGCCTGTATGGTCTGAAAGACATGACCAAGCAGCAAGTAGCAGGTGAAGCAGCTTCACAGGCAGAATTTGACTTTGCCAATGTATATACTGTCCCTAAGGAGTACGAAGTATTGGCAACATAAATTTAATTCTGTGAAAAACGGATCAAACCAATAACCTAAAAAACCAATGTCTAAAATATGATTGGAAAAAGGTGTTACAACCAATGGCGGACTCATTGCGAAAACAATGGGTTCATTACTCATTTTAGCTATTTTTTTCATTTTCCAATATATCGTTTTTAAATCGATAATTGAAATTAATTCTCAGTAGGATACATCCCCCATTTAAATATATTGGAAAATATTCAAATTATAATAAGACCTTCAGCGATGGATAAAAATATTGCACTTTATATTCAGAACCAGAAATAATCCAATCTTTTCAATTATCTCGATTCTCCACGGTTTAATAATCAGTAGGAAGATGTAGCTTCAGATAAATTTGGGGATTTTACCAAAGCCCAGGTT comes from Methanococcoides sp. AM1 and encodes:
- a CDS encoding sulfurtransferase TusA family protein, which gives rise to MAEEQIELDLRGEICPFTFVKTKLQLEELECGDHLTVIFDYAPAISNVPKSLINEGHTILGIDNEENNIWKLHIKKS
- a CDS encoding helix-turn-helix domain-containing protein — encoded protein: MKKSVEEPKDKHLRKTIEGLPPSAKLVYKVLEYGGLLTQKEIAEQSYLPPRTIRYALGRLKDEDFLQERFYFKDARQSLYGLKDMTKQQVAGEAASQAEFDFANVYTVPKEYEVLAT